The DNA segment ACGCGCACGATACGAACCGCAAAATGCTACCGCCACAATCAAGTGCCTACGATTGATCAATTTGAATCAATCCCTGCTTATGAGAAAGCTGTGCAGGATTACTGGCAAGAGCAAGCTAAATGTCGGTGCAAAAAGAGTTTGAGCAGAAAAAACAAGCCCAAGATGAGCAATTATTGGCAGAAATTGTCCAAGCCGAAGCAGAATACGCTAAATCTAATCCCGATTATGAGAATGTTTTAACCTCAATGGTTCCTTTTATCGGCCAGAAGGATTGCCAGTGCATTTAAAAGACGCAATTTACTGCTGATGATCGCCGGCTATGCTTTATGAGTTGGGTAAAGATTAGCGGGTTTTGCTGATTTCTTGGTAAGTCGCCCACTGAGCAACTCATGGAATTGGGAGCCGTCCGCGCAAGTTTAAAAAACAACGGTGCAGCAGCGCCGCGTACACCTGCAGCAGCAAACCTACCAAAACCCATTTCAACAGTATCAGGCCGAACCACTTTAAGACTGATCCTTACGCGATGAGCGATAAGGACTTCTTAGCGGCGAAAGGTCTGAGATAAAAGGATATAGAAAATGCCAATCCAGTCTCTAACAACACGATTATTACTCATGACATCATCGCCAAAGATGCGGCGGTGATGTTTCTTGAGGAATCAACTTTTGTTAAATCGATCAACCGTGATCGAGAGCAAGAGTTCGGAAAAGACCGAGGCGGTTATACAGCTGGTGAGTCTGTCCGTATTAAAATCCCTCCTACACCCGTTGTCACCGATGGCGACGTGTGGTCACCAACTGATGCCGCAAAAAATGCGGTTGAAGAAACCATTTTGCTGAAAGTCGATACGCCTAAACACGTAGGGCTCAAATTCGGTTCAATTGAACAGGCTTTGAAGTTTGGTGAGTACAACGCAAAAGGCGGTTTTAAAGAGCGTATCTTGAAGCCTGCTGTTAAGGCGCTTGTTTCTGTCGTTGAAGCGGACATGTTGCAACGTGCAATTATTCTCACAAATAACTTTGTGGCGAATACTGGCCCGCTGACCACGCTGTCGCCATATGACAATGCCCGAGCTGCGCTGCAACGCAATCTTTGCCCTGAGGATAACCGTCAATCCTTAATCACCAGTAATATGAACGTTGGGCTTGTTTCGGCATCACGCCAGTTATTTAATTCGCAAAAAGACCTTGCCAAGCAATATACCGAAGGCTGGATTGGTCGCTATGCTGGCTTTGATTTTCATGAGCATCAATCGCTGTATCGCTCGACCAATGGTACGCAGGTTGCGGGTGTCACCGTATCGGGTGCTTCGCAAACGGGCGGAACATTGACGATTGGCGGCGTGACCAATGGCACGATCTTTAAGGCTGGCATGATCTTCACCATGACAGGTGTGAACATGTTGCATCCTCTGACCAAGCAAGATACTGGCAATCTCATGCAGTTTGTCGTACTTGCTGATGCGACGATGGGCGGTACTACTGGTGCGTTAACGATCTATCCTAAGATCACACCAGCAGGAACTGCGAATGCCAATGTGACGGCTTCACCAGCAGGTGGCGCAGGTTTAACTTTCGTTGGTGCTGCAAACCAGACCATCGAGCAAGGGTTAGCCTATCAGGGCGATGCTTACGCGGCGGCTTTTGTACCTCAGAAGCTACTTGCAGGATGTGTTGGTAGCACTTTTGATGCGGGTACCTTCTCAATTCGCTGCATGACCTTTGGTGATGGTGTGAATAACTTTGAAGGTACACGCCTTGATGTGTTGTACGGCTTTACGGGCGTTCGCAATAATTGGGCTGTGCGCACAGGCGTAGGCTTGTAATAGTCATTTAACCTTAAACACAAACCAATAAACGACAAAAGCCGCCTTCGGGTGGCTTTGTCGTTTTTGAGGATTTAAAAAATGTCAGAACCTATTGAATACCCAAAGGCTCTTTATCGTGATCATGCTGATCATGCAATCGCTAAAGACGAAGAGCATGAGGCCCGTTTACGTGAACTAGGTTACGGGGATTTTTCGGAGCTTGATCACTCAGACCATAAAACTACTGAGTCTGAAACTAATGCCCAAACAGAGGCATCGGGTGATGTTGCTTTTCTGCAAGCGCGAGTTGAAAACCTTGAAGGGCTTTTAACACGCGCAGAATCAGACCTAACTGCAATCGATATTCGTAACAAAGAGCTAGTCTCTGACCTAGAAAAAGCTAATGCAACTATTGCAGAGCATGTGCAAACCATTGCTGAAATGGAAGGGCATGCAGAGAAAGGTATTGCAGAGATTGAGCGTTTAAACAACGAAGTCTCTTCTTTTCAAGTCACCGTTAATGGCTTGCAAGAGCAAATAGCAAAATCAAATGCAGATGTATCAAAAACTGATAAAAAGGATAGCAAATAATGAAACCTGTTCTTAGTTTGCTGCGGGAGGCCGCACGCAAAGCGAATCTAATCGCGTCCGGTGAAAATCTCAATGCAGA comes from the Aquirhabdus parva genome and includes:
- a CDS encoding P22 phage major capsid protein family protein, which gives rise to MFLEESTFVKSINRDREQEFGKDRGGYTAGESVRIKIPPTPVVTDGDVWSPTDAAKNAVEETILLKVDTPKHVGLKFGSIEQALKFGEYNAKGGFKERILKPAVKALVSVVEADMLQRAIILTNNFVANTGPLTTLSPYDNARAALQRNLCPEDNRQSLITSNMNVGLVSASRQLFNSQKDLAKQYTEGWIGRYAGFDFHEHQSLYRSTNGTQVAGVTVSGASQTGGTLTIGGVTNGTIFKAGMIFTMTGVNMLHPLTKQDTGNLMQFVVLADATMGGTTGALTIYPKITPAGTANANVTASPAGGAGLTFVGAANQTIEQGLAYQGDAYAAAFVPQKLLAGCVGSTFDAGTFSIRCMTFGDGVNNFEGTRLDVLYGFTGVRNNWAVRTGVGL